From Prionailurus bengalensis isolate Pbe53 chromosome F2, Fcat_Pben_1.1_paternal_pri, whole genome shotgun sequence, one genomic window encodes:
- the RBM12B gene encoding RNA-binding protein 12B: MAVVIRLLGLPFIAGPVDIRHFFTGLTIPDGGVHIIGGEVGEAFIIFATDEDARRAISRSGGFIKDSSVELFLSSKAEMQKTIEMKRTDRIGRERPGSGASGAGSLSNFVEAIKEEASNSGYGSPINQDAGFHTNGTGHGDLRPRKTRPLKAENPYLFLRGLPYLVNEDDVRVFFSGLCVDGVIFLKHHDGRNNGDAIVKFASCIDASGGLKCHRSFMGSRFIEVMQGSEQQWIEFGGNAIKEVDIPMRIEEHSPPRGINDRHFRKRSHSKSPRRTRSRSPLGFYVHLKNLSLSINKRDLRNFFRDTDLTNEQIRFLYKDERRTRYAFVMFKTLKDYNTALGLHKTVLQYRPVHIDPVSRKQMLKFIECYEKKRPVSIEKERLGHISQKYSQEGYPGQKLCIYIRNFPFDVTKVEVQKFFADFSLAEDDIYLLYDDKGVGLGEALVKFKSEEQAMKAERLNRRRFLGTEVLLRLISEAQMQEFDVNFSLMSSERVQDHSQSRDRDDHSHSFDSSDPPIYSIGPSENFRHQQEDLRQLDNFKQTQGDFRQLDRSLPEDFRRSPEDFRRSPEDFRRPREEHFRRPLEDFRRPLEEDFRRPWEEDFRYPREEDFRYPREEEWRRAPEEDFRRPSKEDFRRPLEEDWRRLPEEDWRRPPEGDFRRPLEEDWRRPPEDDFRRLPQGEWRRPPEEDFRRLPEEDFRRPPEEDFRRSPEEDFRRSPEEDFRRPPQEHFRRPAPEHLRRPAPEHFRRPPPEHFRRPPQEHFRRPPQEHFRRPPQEHFRRPPQEHLRRPREEDFRHPPDEDFRGPPDEDLRHPPDEDFRSPQEEDFRCPSDEDFRRLPEEDLRKPPEEDPRLPDSFRPLGEEFRSPPDDFRSHRPFVNFGRPEGGKFDFGKRSMGSFPEGRFMPDPKLNCSSGRLTPIKIMNLPFKANVNEILDFFHGYRIIPDSVSIQYNEQGLPTGEAIVAMINYNEAMAAIKDLSDRPVGPRKVKLMLL, from the coding sequence ATGGCTGTAGTCATCCGTTTACTGGGGCTTCCTTTTATTGCGGGGCCTGTGGATATTCGTCACTTCTTCACGGGATTGACTATTCCTGATGGAGGAGTGCATATAATTGGAGGGGAAGTTGGGgaggcttttattatttttgcaacagaTGAAGATGCAAGACGTGCCATAAGTCGTTCAGGAGGGTTTATCAAGGATTCATCTGTAGAGCTCTTTCTTAGTAGTAAGGCAGAAATGCAGAAGactatagaaatgaaaagaactgaTCGCATAGGAAGAGAGCGACCGGGATCTGGGGCATCAGGGGCTGGCAGCTTATCTAACTTTGTTGAGGCTATTAAAGAAGAAGCAAGTAATTCCGGATATGGCTCTCCAATTAATCAAGATGCTGGGTTTCATACTAATGGTACAGGACATGGTGATTTAAGGCCAAGAAAGACAAGGCCATTGAAGGCAGAGAATCCTTACTTGTTTCTGCGAGGTTTGCCTTACTTAGTAAATGAAGATGATGTACgtgtctttttttctggtttgtgtGTGGATGGcgtaattttcttaaaacatcaCGATGGCCGAAATAATGGTGATGCCATAGTAAAATTTGCTTCATGTATTGATGCTTCAGGAGGTCTTAAATGTCATAGAAGTTTTATGGGTTCAAGATTTATAGAAGTAATGCAAGGCTCAGAACAACAGTGGATTGAGTTTGGTGGTAATGCAATTAAGGAGGTTGACATTCCTATGAGAATTGAAGAACATTCTCCACCAAGAGGAATTAATGATAGACATTTTCGAAAACGATCTCATTCAAAATCTCCCAGAAGAACACGTTCTCGTTCTCCTCTCGGgttttatgttcatttaaaaaatctgtcccTAAGTATTAAcaaaagagatttaagaaattTCTTTAGAGATACTGATCTGACTAATGAACAGATTAGGTTTTTAtataaagatgaaagaagaaCAAGATACGCCTTTGTAATGTTCAAAACTCTGAAAGACTATAACACTGCTCTGGGTTTACATAAGACTGTTTTACAGTATCGTCCTGTTCATATTGATCCTGTTTCTAGAAAACAAATGCTGAAGTTCATTGAATGTTATGAAAAGAAAAGACCAGTGTCCATAGAAAAAGAGAGGCTTGGACATATTTCACAAAAATACTCTCAAGAAGGCTACCCTGGCCAgaaactgtgtatatatataagaaattttccttttgatgttACAAAAGTTGAAGTGCAAAAGTTCTTTGCAGACTTTTCTCTTGCAGAGGATGACATTTACTTACTTTATGATGACAAAGGAGTTGGTCTGGGAGAAGCATTGGTGAAATTCAAATCAGAAGAACAAGCCATGAAAGCCGAACGTTTAAACCGACGGAGATTCTTGGGGACAGAGGTATTGTTAAGACTTATATCTGAGGCACAAATGCAGGAGTTTGATGTAAATTTTTCCTTGATGTCCAGTGAGAGAGTGCAAGACCATTCACAGTCACGTGATAGAGATGACCATTCCCATTCTTTTGACTCCAGCGATCCACCAATATACTCAATTGGTCCTTCTGAAAACTTCAGGCATCAGCAGGAGGACTTGAGGCAACTGGACAATTTCAAGCAAACCCAGGGGGATTTCCGACAGCTTGATAGGAGCCTTCCAGAAGATTTTAGGCGCTCCCCAGAGGACTTCAGGCGCTCCCCAGAAGACTTCAGGCGCCCTCGGGAAGAACACTTCAGGCGGCCTCTTGAGGATTTCAGGCGGCCTCTTGAGGAGGATTTCAGGCGTCCTTGGGAGGAGGACTTCAGATACCCTCGGGAGGAGGACTTCAGGTACCCCAGAGAGGAGGAGTGGAGGCGGGCACCGGAGGAGGATTTCAGGCGGCCTTCCAAGGAGGATTTCAGGCGACCCCTCGAGGAGGACTGGAGGCGGCTCCCGGAGGAAGATTGGAGGAGGCCCCCGGAGGGAGACTTCAGGCGGCCTCTTGAGGAGGATTGGAGGCGACCTCCTGAGGATGACTTTAGACGGCTTCCCCAAGGGGAGTGGAGACGACCACCTGAGGAGGACTTCAGGCGACTTCCCGAGGAGGACTTCAGGCGACCTCCGGAGGAGGATTTCAGGCGTTCTCCCGAGGAGGATTTCAGGCGTTCTCCCGAAGAAGATTTCAGGCGGCCGCCCCAGGAACACTTCAGGCGGCCGGCCCCGGAGCATCTCAGGCGTCCGGCCCCGGAGCACTTCAGGCGGCCGCCCCCGGAGCATTTCAGGCGACCGCCTCAGGAGCACTTCCGCCGGCCACCCCAGGAGCACTTCCGCCGGCCGCCTCAGGAGCATTTCCGGCGGCCACCCCAGGAACATTTAAGGCGCCCCCGAGAGGAGGATTTCAGGCACCCACCGGATGAAGATTTCAGAGGCCCTCCCGATGAAGACTTGAGGCATCCTCCTGATGAGGACTTCAGGAGCCCCCAGGAGGAAGATTTTAGATGCCCTTCTGATGAGGACTTCAGGCGGCTCCCGGAGGAAGACCTCAGGAAACCTCCAGAGGAGGACCCTAGACTTCCTGACAGTTTTAGACCTCTTGGTGAGGAGTTTAGGAGTCCACCCGATGACTTTAGAAGTCATCGTCCTTTTGTGAATTTTGGTCGCCCAGAAGGTGGCAAGTTTGATTTTGGAAAGCGCAGTATGGGAAGTTTTCCTGAGGGGAGATTTATGCCTGACCCAAAATTAAATTGTAGTTCAGGTAGACTAACACCTATTAAGATAATGAATCTTCCATTTAAAGCTAATGTT